In gamma proteobacterium HIMB55, the genomic stretch TTAGCGATGAGTCATCTCACAGCTGATGTCATCTGTCGAACCGTATTTTCGACACCTTTGGCATCCAATGTGGCTAAAGAGGTTTTTGAAGACTTCACGCTCTTTGAAAAGTCTGTGGCTCAGGTCGATATTCTCGGCATGATCTTGAAGCCCGCTTGGTCGGAGATTAAACAAACCCCAGAGGTGCTTACAGCGTGCGAGCGCATCAGACACCACATTGGTGCTTTGATTGATACTCACCTCAATGCAGGAGAGGGGGAGTACAACGATATTGCTTCGGCGGTGATCGAGGCTAAAGACAAAGATACGGGATTACCTTTCACTCGCGATGAGCTGATCGATCAGCTAGGTGTATTTTTCCTCGCGGGCCATGAGACGACTGCAAGTGCGCTCACCTGGGTTTTTTACATGCTAGCTGAGCGGCCCGAGTGGCTCGCACGGTTGCGTGAGGAAATCGACCCCTACATTAGCGAGGGAGATCTCTCGTTTGAGGCCACTAAGAAATTGCCTCTGACACGAGCGTTCTTTAAAGAGGCGCTTCGACTTTACCCGCCGATCACGTTCGTACCGCGAGTGGCATTGGAGAAGGTTGAGATCGAGGGTAAGCGTCTGCCGCGAGGTGCGCTAGTGATGATTGCCCCCTGGACGCTTCAACGCCACAGTAAATACTGGGAAGACCCTCATGCCTTTAAACCCGAACGTTTTCTCCCAGAAAACGAGAAAAGTTTGACTCAGGGTGCCTATATCCCCTTCGGGCAGGGCCCTCATTTATGCGTTGGTGCTGGGTTTGCACAGGTAGAGAGCCTCCTAATTATGTCGCAGTTGGTCAGTAAGTTTGATTTTGAATTGTTGCCTGATCAGAAAGTGGTGCCCGCCGCGAGACTAACCACTCGTCCTGCAGAGCAGGTCATGATGCGGGTGCGCCATCGATGCTAGCAGCCTGTATTGCTAACGCATTCGATAACTTCGCGTCAAACACTGTAATGTCGCCGTTGCATTCGCTAAGTTCAGTGCTTTCGAGAAGGGTGTGACAGCCGCCTGCAGAATCGCGCGCTACGACACAGGGAAGCTCGCAATTGAGCGTAGTTCGCAACTCCTCATCCAGGTCATTACGATGAATCCATTCGATCTCGGGTCGCGTCTCGCAGTAGCTTCGCCAGTTTTTCTTACCGAGCGGGTTAAGGCCGTGAGAGATATCACAAAGCGAGCAGCTGCGGGTGCCGGTGAGTTTGCCGATGGCATAGGCGATCTCACCAAGCACGGTGAAATCAGCGTCGTAGATAGCAAGGATTCGATCAGTCACGCAGCCGTTACGCGCTCCGCAGTGTGTCAGATCGCATATCAGGACCGTCGTGGCTCCAGCCGGGCGCTTTGAAGATGTAACTCAGCTTATCGCGCCATGTGTCTGCGCGACGAATATCACGCCACATCGCGCCGTATTCCCCAAAAGCCACCTGCATAACTTTGTGAGTGCTTATGTTTTTGGTAAGGCCATACTGAACGGGTTCT encodes the following:
- a CDS encoding cytochrome P450 (PFAM: Cytochrome P450), with product MDETLYIPPKPNSLPAVIALIRSLWKGDGNLLELLPAEAYHFDIGHLGRSRRGTVLFNRPSAVKEIMRDEQGVFPKSDLMVGALDPLIGESMFVTDGPKWRRQRAMIDPAFSLMRLNVAYGAMCAATDDHVAAISASADSGEPFSLDLAMSHLTADVICRTVFSTPLASNVAKEVFEDFTLFEKSVAQVDILGMILKPAWSEIKQTPEVLTACERIRHHIGALIDTHLNAGEGEYNDIASAVIEAKDKDTGLPFTRDELIDQLGVFFLAGHETTASALTWVFYMLAERPEWLARLREEIDPYISEGDLSFEATKKLPLTRAFFKEALRLYPPITFVPRVALEKVEIEGKRLPRGALVMIAPWTLQRHSKYWEDPHAFKPERFLPENEKSLTQGAYIPFGQGPHLCVGAGFAQVESLLIMSQLVSKFDFELLPDQKVVPAARLTTRPAEQVMMRVRHRC